The Rhizobium leguminosarum DNA segment GTCGACCGCATCACGCCGGCAACCGGCCAGCGCGAAATCGATTTCCTCAGGGACAATTTCGAGATCGAGGATAATTGGCCGGTCTATTGCGAGGAATTCAAGCAATGGGTGCTTGAGGATAAGTTCACTGCCGGTCGGCCGGCACTGGAAAAGGTCGGCGTCACCTTCGTGCCCGATGTCACGCCCTACGAGCATATGAAGATCCGCATCCTGAACGGCGGACATGCGGCGATCGCCTATCCAGCGGCGCTTATGGACATCCATTTCGTTCACGATTCCATGGAGGACCCGCTGATCCGCGCCTTCCTCGCCAAGCTCGAGAAGGACGAAATCATCCCGATCGTGCCGCCGGTTCCGAACACGTCGCTGACGGATTATTTCGCGCTGATCGAACATCGCCTGCTCAATCCGAAAATTGCCGACACCATTCCGCGGCTGGCGCAGGACGGATCGAACCGCCAGCCGAAATTCATCTTGCCGTCGACGCTCGATAATCTGCGCCAGGGCAGGGACGTCGTCGGCCTGGCGCTGGTTTCGGCGCTCTGGTGCCGTTACTTCGCCGGCAAGACCGATAGCGGCAAGGATATCGTCTTCAACGACGCCAGCGCCGAGCGCCTGCATGCGGCGGCGCTGAAGGCGAAGACCGATCCGTCAGTCTTCCTGGTCTTCGACGATATTTTTGGCGAAGTGGCGAAATCCGAACTTTTCCGCAAGCGTTTTGCCGATGCACTCAAAAGCCTGTGGGAAAAGGGCACGCGGGAGACGCTGCAACTCTATCTCGACGGGAAGCTCGCAGTGTAAGGAATCCGGACGGCGGCATCTGCAGCCGTCATTCATCCGGCCTTGCGCGCAAAGCGGGACGGTGACGCGTTCGAATTGAACTCAGGTTGGGTCTTCCATGGCTGATGCTGAACCACGGCTGGTCATCTT contains these protein-coding regions:
- a CDS encoding mannitol dehydrogenase family protein, producing MTCKLSLATLSDVARTAAIPGYDRASLKAGIVHFGVGNFHRAHQAVYLDDLFNAGVDHDWAIVGAGVLPSDAAMREKLAAQDFLTTVVEQDNNKTAARVTAPMIDILPVGDPTAIIARLADPKIRIVSLTITEGGYFIDASGTFNPAHPAIAADGDSPDAPKTVFGLIVAGLKTRKDRGIEPFTVMSCDNIPHNGIVTANAVVGTAALSDAGFAEWIRANVAFPNGMVDRITPATGQREIDFLRDNFEIEDNWPVYCEEFKQWVLEDKFTAGRPALEKVGVTFVPDVTPYEHMKIRILNGGHAAIAYPAALMDIHFVHDSMEDPLIRAFLAKLEKDEIIPIVPPVPNTSLTDYFALIEHRLLNPKIADTIPRLAQDGSNRQPKFILPSTLDNLRQGRDVVGLALVSALWCRYFAGKTDSGKDIVFNDASAERLHAAALKAKTDPSVFLVFDDIFGEVAKSELFRKRFADALKSLWEKGTRETLQLYLDGKLAV